Part of the Clostridia bacterium genome is shown below.
GTGTGAAAGACCCTTACGAAGCTTTGCGCGCTCTAATATCTCACGGAGAAGCTTTTCGTTATGCTTGTTTTCTTCGGCAAATTTAAGGCTTTTTATCACCTCGTCGTGGTCGATAAACTCTTCGGCCTTTTTCGATTTAGGATCGTACATGTCTGTTTTCCCCTTTATATTTAAGTATGTAAAATGCGTTTAAAGCTATCAGTCGCAATTCTTTTTAAGGTCAAGGACCATAAATACGTCTGTATATTCGCTTTCGTTGTATTTCTCGGTATCGACAAAGCCCTTTTTTCTGTACAGCGCCAAAGCCTTTTTGCTTTTTGAAAGCGATTCGAGATACATTTTTTCATAGCCGCTCTCTTTTGCAAATGAAATGGCCTTCTCTAAAAGCCGCCTGCCGTAGCCCAAACCGTGATACCACTCCAAAAGGTAAAGCGATTTAAGCTCGCAGCTCTTTTTGTCTAATTCCGACACGGCGACGGTGCCGACGATGTTTTCACCGTCGAACATGCACCAGAAGCGCCTGAAATAATTCTCGATATCAAGATAATACTTATGGCGTCCGCTTATGTCGAGCTTCCTTCCCGATTCGGGCAGGCAGTTTTTTAAAAAGGCCAAAAGAAGCGGCTCAAATTCTTTTTTATATTCAATAGCTTCAAATGTTTTTCTCATAAATATGCGTTACCTTCTTGGTTTTTGAGCGGCAAAGCAAAAAATCAAAAAAACGCCCGACGGGGCGTTTTTTTAAGTATGCTTAAATCCACGCCTTTCGCCTCAGAAAGAACTTCGGCGTCAGCCGGTATATACTGCGCTTCGGCGTCGGAAGCTTCCTTCGCCTCAGCATCTAAAGGATAACATATCGTTATAAAAAAATCAATACGGTTTGGTATAAAAACTTTGCGCCCTTCGTTTCTTCATATATAAAGAGGGAAAACAAAGGGCGCAAAAAGCGAGGTCAAATTTTGGGGCGGGGCGAAAACCTTGCCGCGCGCGTAAACAAGCGCCTGTTTTGACAGTCTTAGGCGGAGCCCTATTTTGACAGTCTGAGGCGGGGCGAAAGCTTTGATGTGAGCAGCACGGCGAGAGCTATTTTTACGGCGTCGGGTATAATAAACGGGAAAACGCAGCTTGAAAGCGCGCCGAGCACGCTTATTTCGCCCGCGCCCGCGGTGTACATTACAACGAACCACGCCGTGCCGAAGGCATAGCAAACGATGATACCGAGTATCATTGCTGCTATAATAATAAGAGTTTTGTTTCCGAGCTTCGCGGT
Proteins encoded:
- a CDS encoding GNAT family N-acetyltransferase, translating into MRKTFEAIEYKKEFEPLLLAFLKNCLPESGRKLDISGRHKYYLDIENYFRRFWCMFDGENIVGTVAVSELDKKSCELKSLYLLEWYHGLGYGRRLLEKAISFAKESGYEKMYLESLSKSKKALALYRKKGFVDTEKYNESEYTDVFMVLDLKKNCD